The DNA sequence atagttttagacgctcatgacttagtgacacaccgatgtttggggctcatttccgtattttctataattatatttagagttgatttagtttatgaaaaattcaaatgttggaattattttattaaattcttataatcgaatttgtagtaatattttgggaaataggcttgccttatatcacgataggcgccatcacgaccatggttagattttgggccgtgacacacacaaaaatcataatggtcggaaaataaatttttcggtagtattttcttattttaagttttttattttttattttttaattggattattatgtattagactgaaaataaaaactaaaaaaatcacaaaataagaaaatactactaaaaattatatttttcgatcactatgatttttgtgtgagttagtaaaagttttataatttttgtgtgagaaaacataGTTATGTGACTGTGatgaaaaaaagtcatagttatatgatttttgtgtgaaaaaataaagttatattatacgactttggtgaaaaaaagtaatagttatatgaccatttgtgaaattagaaaaaataagTTCAGAAAGCTTAGTTTCAAAAGAAATTTCAATATCATGTTGAATCTTAATTGCATTCTGATAGGAACCCTTCGCTGTTGAATTATTCTCAGATCACAGACATGATATAACATGCTGAACTGAATAGAAGACATTTATTTTGAAATGGGGTAATTAAACAAGAAGAGATTGAAAGACAATTAGTTAACgtaagaaaaaagaaattcaactagttcttgaaaaataaaataaaaagaaaatcttTAGAGAGACAGATCATGATCAACCTACTCTCCAAATTCCTTTAAGTTATGTTGTAGCATTTGATTGAAAACCCAAagaatcttaaaaataataaaagaggTGTGAAGTGTGAACACTTGATTTGGTAGGATAAATTGGAGAAAGAGTCAATTAATACGTACTACTCCTACTAGTACTTACTAGTACTAGTTAAGTTGAAAACACAATAATTTAAAAACTGGAGCCACCTAATAACTTTGCAATGCTGGCATCTTTAATTTAGATGTGACCTCTAATATTTCTGTGAATCTCTTACTGTACAGTACTGTTGTTATATTGAATTGATGTGTCTCCTCGATTGACAAGAATAGCACCAAATTTTTACCAAAACTAATTCAAAGAATTCATCTTTTGTATGGAAAAGTCAATATTATTATCTTCTCTAAAGCAGGGCTGCAAAATTAAAGCATGCATCATTAAATTCTTTTTGACATTTTCCCTCCCCTTATCCAACTTTGGTAGAATGATATAGTAAAAGGTTGTTTGGACATGCAACTTGATTACTCCAACTCCATGCGGCGTCTTCAACCAAAAGGTTGGGTGGAATGGGATTTAAGCACCGAATGTTTCATTAACGAAATCAAAAGTTTTTCATTTATACAGAAGGTCGATCAAGGGCATAATGGTCATTTCAAATATATTAGTGCAATGGTCATTTCAAATATATTAGTGCATTGTTTCATTGTTTCCTTGTATACTAGGCTCAAAAGTTTGGTTGTGGATTCttaataacaacaacccagtataatcccactagtggggtttgaggagggtagtgtgtacgcagatcttacccctacccagtggtagagaggctgtttccgatagaccttcggctccctccctccaagaactccccaccttgctcttggggtaactCAAACTCACAACCTATTGGTTGGAAGTGTAGGGTGCTCGCCACTAGAGGTGGACCCCACTTTCCACTCAACCTTCCATATCTTCATTAAATGCATTTACttgattgttattattattttttcaataagtacttttaactaaaaaaattatcttttgataattttttaattcaaatgttCGCCTGATTAAAAATACTATGGTAACATACATTTATGTATGACAATTCTATTATCTCCTtaagaaatattattttatttattaactaTTTCATGTAAAgaagattttattaaaaaaaaaaatagtgacAGTTTATGTAGATTTACATTCAGATGTTCTTATATTATTATCAATTGATATCGTTTTATACAAAGTTCTCATTAAATTGCAATTTCAATTGGAATACTTtataaaattaagaaaaaaatatttaagaataaaatATAATTTCAAGTCCCCCTTTTTGTTATAGAATATTGAAATTTGTTCAAATTGTATAATAAGTATCCCCTCTCTAAAATATCATTTGAGAATATCTGAAGTAAAACTTAAGACaattaatttgtaaaaaaaaattcttttaaaaatCATTAGATATTAGGAAGTATGAGAAGTATCGTCATACAAGATTATACTTCTCCTTATATGATCGAAGTTAGTTGGGTACTTCCTCTATTCAATAAGAATTCAACTTTATATAAATttcaaaatacataaatatacaattaaatattttaaaaaatctcAACAAATAACTATTGTGATGAAAATTGTATTATATCCTATGTAGAATTAATTTAAACTgtacttgaaatatttatttaATCATTGTATAATTAAGTATCAAACTTCGACAAGTATTACAAAATGATTGATATAGTAATATGAATTCATAAAAATTAAAATGCACATAATGCAAAAGATAAATAACAATACAGGTAATCGTGGTTCTATACCTTATTACACAAAAGTCTATTCTCTTTCTTCTTTCCTTATAGGCGTAGAAAGTGTGTAATTAGTAATAGACCAAGAAATATTAAAAGGAAGAAAACaagaatgaaaaaaataataattgggCCCGTGCATCACACGGGTACATCATCTAGTAAAAAAATAAACACGTAAAAAAAAAGATagtttatcatttaatttatataaataaaaataaatacacgTTTTGTGGCGACCATAGAAGTGGCCGCTAAAGCGGTTTGTCGCTTACTTTTCAATAGCTACAGCCTACCGGCAACTTTCTGTGACGACCTATACCGTCGCTACTAAAGGAGGTATTGCATGTCGCCAATTATACATTGACAGCCTAATGTCGCCACCAAATGTTGTGTCATATATCGCCAATTGTACTAGCGACCTACATTCAGTGACGACCATCTCTGCAAGGCCGGCTCAATTGTATCACAACTAAGGCTTGTGTCTTCAGCCCCAAAATTTGGGGAACACAGTTTTTAGAAAGATAAgtatttgaaaataataatattcagtacttttaatataaaagtgaaatttttcttataaaagaaaataaaactttTTAGATATATAAATAAAGTACCCATTTgacttatttaaaaattggttgatgaatagttttttgacatttcaatttaaattGATTTGACAATTTAACTTTTTACATTTTTATTATAAATTTTTTCTTAATCTTTTCGTATTTCAAAAACTCCTATATTTTTTCTGTCTTGCTATTTAATATTCTTATTCACATTCTTTCTCTGATCCAAGATTTCATTACTCACCTTCTATCTTCAAAATTTTATTAGTTCAAGCAATGACGGACCCAGATAGTGGttagcgggttcaactgaatccGCTTCGtaaaaaaataatactgtgtatatgtataaattaaaattaaaattaaaattgtgtaaatttaatataaatattttatttgaacccacttgacaactattATTTTACGTCAAAAGTTGTGTATTTGTAAAATTGAACTCGCTTGCACAAAATTCTACGCCCGCCACTGAGTTCAAGTGCTCAACAGTACTTTTGAAATTTTAGGTCTCATGTTGAACTTTGGCTTTACGCCATATATGTGTTTGAGCCGCCCCTGCATCTATGGCTACTGCTCCCGTCGCCACTAAAAGAGGTAATTAATAGCGAGCATATTTTTTACTTATAACTTTCTGTGGCGACTCCTACAGCCACCCTAAAAGGAGGTCTCCACCCTATAACAAGAGAGGAAATATTTTGTTTCAGCACAAAAAATTTACTTCATGAATTAAAGTTGGGTAACATCGTTAATTTTTAAACATATTATATCAGTGAGACTAAAGGTGTTcaactttagcatacttaagagACTAAATATGCTTAGCGTTATATTTAAGagaccaaaatagacctaccctcaaaAATAAGGGACAATATTAGTCAAAAACCCAAAAAATTTTAACTAGTTTCTTAGTACATTCACACCCAAAAAGAGATCATAGAAATTGCAATATTTAAGGTCACCTTAAAAATGAAGAAACAAATAATTAGTCCTTAACTGCAACAAGTATATCTTCAAAGCAATCTCACATAAAAATCACAACAGGGCAAATAATCTCATCCTCAGCTTCTTAATTTTATTATACAAAATGACTAATACATGATTAGTACTAATAAGTAGCTGAGAAGTCTGCCAGTGAATTCGGAGACCACTACATGACCAGAGAagctatacaacaacaacaacctcacATAAATCGAGATCGGCAATATAAATTTTCACTTCTCCATTTAAGCTCGAGTGTTCGACTCGAGCTAACATCATACAAAATAAACTAGAGAAGCTATATATTAAACGAATTACTATTTTGTTCCCATTTCTTGTTAAGAAGCCGTCATTGCTAATTGAATTTCTCCTTCTGTTATCGGCAAGAACCCTACACGTTTCTGTAtaacaccaaaaagaaaaaagttaacTAAAGGAAGATTATACAAATTAAATATTTTCAAGATTATCTTTAACATCTTTTCCGGTCCTTTTTTTTCCCATTCATTTCTATTAGTGGTGTAACCAAAGTTTACATCATAGTGAGTTATGGGCCGAATAATGTTTCAACGAATTTTAGTTTTCTAAATCTACGTAATCCACTACGTGTTCAGTATGGTAGGCATACGTACACTAGTTTGGTTTAGGTTGGTGTATAAACAATTATGGTTGTTACACTCCCATAAATGCTTACTTCTAACcggtagttatatatatatatatatatatatatatatatatatatatatatataggcgtATCCTGTGTACGGATTTTTGCTCATATTCTGTATTTTTGCTGGAAATATctttaaatatgtatatataataatttttgaTGACAAATAAAAAAATTAGTGAATTAGCCTGGTAGGTATAATAtgcaaaaataaaaaactaaaataaagGACAAATAGTTGAAGTTATCAAAGTTTGACTTAGGCGTTGTTTCTGGATAGAATTTGCAGCTTTTGTTAGAGCTAGCAGATATTGTTGATTGAAAGCACCTAGTAAGACAGAAGCAGTCATTCTTGAAAATAGAATTTCCAGAAAATGGAAGTGTGTAATGTTTCATGTAACTTTGCTGAAACCGAattgacaatttaatttaatCTCTAGGAGCATGTAATCCTATGGTTCTACTAATTGAGTTAATTTTCCAATCAAAAATATGTAAACTAATGTAACTCAATAGTTTTTACTTTACTATCTTTAactaattcattttattttatattacaaATTTAGAATCATCataagaaaatatcattaaaaagGGAATAAAAAGAAACATGACATGAAATTAAAGTGGATTCATGTCCATAAGGAAGAGAACAATACCTCTCTTGATTTGAGTCCTTTCTTAATTATTCCTCCATTATTATAACTTTGCTCTTCCATCAATGGACCACTTCCACCATTTTTGCTCATGCAAAGTTGCATAATTTTCTCAGCAACATCTCCTTCATCTTTGCACTGCGTCATCAGTTTCTCCACCTCAGCTTTAGGCAGCCTCAACTTTACCCTAACGGAACCACCTATCTCCGCCTTACGTGGAGATGAATTATTATGATACGACGACTCTTCTGTAATAATACTGGGAGGCTTCAAGATTGACAAGTCAGACACAGATCTCCGAGCTAACATTAGGGTTTCAAGCCGATCTTTTGCGCTCATTTGGATTCCTGAACGGACTCTCCTCGGGGGTTTCTCTTCGGGATACTTAGGTAACTCAACTAGGAAATAGAGCCTTTTGGGTTTCAACTCTTGCTGTGGTTCCAATGGTTTTGCTCTGACCCCAAAATGCTTCACTGCTTCGGATTCTAATAATACCATAGTAGGATAATTTTTTAGAACCTCGTTTGCATACAAAGGTGTTTTGAATTTCATGGTTTGTCCATCGATTTTCATAACCTTTGTTGTCTTTTTTCCACCTAGAGTATTCCCCATTGTTTCCTATATTTCTTTGTGACTTATTGGGGGCTTCAAGTTCTGCTTCTTCTTATCATATATAATCAAATCTAACAACCAAATATATAAGAAGAAAAAACAATATGGTGAAAAAGGCTTGATTTGGGTTTTATTTATAAACTTTTTAAAATCTTGGCACAAGAAGAGAACAAATAATGACAAAGCGGGTGAAAGATAAGGATGTTGGAAATGGGGACAAGAGGGTATAAAAGTAGTTGTTTGTTAATGGGACAAAGAAAGAGTGCAAATTTGAAAATTGGCCACACTTTTGGCAATATACAAATAGATTAATAGTATATAGTAAAGCTTTTTTActttgttttatttattatttaccttGTCTCGTGAGTTGTGGACTTGTGGTCTTTGTTTCCTTTTAAAATCTAATAAAAGAATGCATATATTGGATAGGATTGATCATTTTCATGCTAACGAAATAACCATGTTCCCACATTTTAATGCGAAGAAATCGGATTTTGGAGCCTATCAATAGTTCAACCTTTTACATTTTGGTTGATCATTTTGTTGGTCATCCTTATATATTGTTTTATAATCGatcttattatattgtattatattatattgtattaatttaataaaataatatttgaataaattatattattttaaattatttcatgatattaatgtACCAGCAATTTAAAGAATAAACTtataatattattaaaaaaataattggaTAAAATGGGCTTTTCTTCGttatataattataaatttaatattacaatacaataaaatttaaataataataaaaatattatatttaaaataataatataatacaatacaatatataaTAACCATCAAAAAGAGCTGTTAGGAAAGGAATTGTGATATCAAAATACGCTAGTTTTAGTATCCTTCTTCTTATTAATATTCAATCTCAAaacaattaaaaaagaaaaagaaaaacaagccCGTGAATGGTGGGGAATGATTATAGTTAGTAGCGTAATCTGGCAACACTATCATTTAAAATTAGTTAATGCAGTGTAATCTCATTGGTTATTAAAATAATTATTACGGTTGCTTAATGAAAAGACGTATACATAAATCGCGGTGAGGATCCGTGAATTAGTGAGAGATCCCGTTCCATCTATCATGTCCTGTTTTGACCTTAGCTTCTTTTTTGGTTTTTTATCGATTTTTAATATCTGTATTGGGTCCAATTAAATTTGAATTCACGTTCCTTCAGAAAAGTTTCATATTATACGACAAAATATTCCTTAATGAAAACGACATCATATTAAGAACCAGATATAGTGTACTACCTATTGGTTCAACTGAACTCATAACTTTTGatgcggagtaaaaatttatatataaaaattcattaaaattacaaaaataatatatgtgaactcataactttaaaaatataatgtgttcaatgttaaaaatctaaaaattaaatcCATAAAATTTAAAATCTTGAATCCGCCTCTATTAAGAACTTAAATttgaataataaaaaaatagtacttattattctatcaaaATCAGTTTTGACCATATGTTTTTATGTGTTAGGAATGATCATAACTTACGCCAAATTGGGACTCGTTCACATTTCTATAACTTGTCCCCATGCTATGTATGTAAAGATGCTAAGGCAACCTATAATATTAACCATTCCAATGCACGTAGATCTATGAATGCAT is a window from the Nicotiana tomentosiformis chromosome 10, ASM39032v3, whole genome shotgun sequence genome containing:
- the LOC104089473 gene encoding uncharacterized protein At1g66480-like gives rise to the protein MGNTLGGKKTTKVMKIDGQTMKFKTPLYANEVLKNYPTMVLLESEAVKHFGVRAKPLEPQQELKPKRLYFLVELPKYPEEKPPRRVRSGIQMSAKDRLETLMLARRSVSDLSILKPPSIITEESSYHNNSSPRKAEIGGSVRVKLRLPKAEVEKLMTQCKDEGDVAEKIMQLCMSKNGGSGPLMEEQSYNNGGIIKKGLKSREKRVGFLPITEGEIQLAMTAS